A part of Chloroflexota bacterium genomic DNA contains:
- a CDS encoding CapA family protein, with translation MKRRSVYLGLIGIVVLLSGCYRTANLTPAPLLPTTYAQILQTLTPGTDDQITNTTPEPEPQVETLWIHPGIPESCLAGLDLAGLTLMETADEADLRINTLQIAEGVPSGTIWTYVLAAPFYTITDGLSLASLRSIWQGQALAGFEKVVVTERTSQAMALLLGEPSTTTVEIVDSETLQSLAISDDPLLTILPFEDLSPIWKVLRVDGISPIDSDYSPETYALSLIFALESSIEHSMALPPGNYHPDKRTVLVMTGVTALTRATAYMMEINGNTFPGTDIQQWMTSADLTHISNEVPFAANCPSPNPNQENLIFCSSTDRIDLLEYVGTDIIELTGNHMLDYGVAAMNLTIEMYEERGWTYYAGGWDLTDAQTARKITHNGNNLAFIGCNPVGPTSDFATASQPGSAPCGDYGWILEAIAEVRAEGYLPIVTLQYAEDYTAVPSAKMIADFKALADAGAVVVNGSQAHTPKVMTFYNDAFLHYGLGNLFFDQMNVYYGETYMPNTRDEFIDRLVFYDNELISVELLTAELEDYARPRPMTTAERQAFLDRIFNAAQGYLE, from the coding sequence GTGAAACGGCGCAGCGTCTATTTGGGATTAATTGGCATTGTCGTCTTATTGAGCGGTTGTTATCGGACCGCGAACCTGACCCCTGCGCCTTTATTACCGACAACGTATGCCCAAATTCTCCAGACATTGACCCCTGGAACAGATGACCAAATCACCAATACCACACCGGAACCTGAACCTCAGGTTGAAACCCTCTGGATCCATCCAGGCATACCAGAATCTTGTCTGGCCGGGCTGGACTTGGCCGGTCTGACTCTGATGGAAACGGCAGATGAGGCGGATTTACGGATCAATACACTGCAGATAGCCGAAGGAGTCCCTTCAGGCACGATTTGGACTTATGTCTTGGCAGCACCTTTCTACACGATCACTGATGGCCTCAGTCTGGCAAGCCTGAGATCAATCTGGCAGGGTCAGGCGTTGGCCGGATTTGAAAAAGTCGTTGTAACTGAAAGAACTTCTCAAGCGATGGCATTGCTGTTGGGTGAGCCCAGTACAACGACGGTTGAGATTGTGGATTCGGAAACTCTTCAATCGCTCGCAATCAGCGATGACCCATTACTCACGATTCTGCCCTTTGAAGATCTGAGTCCTATCTGGAAGGTCTTGCGGGTGGATGGAATTTCGCCCATTGATTCGGATTATTCGCCTGAAACTTATGCCCTTTCGCTCATTTTTGCACTTGAAAGCTCAATTGAACATAGTATGGCCTTGCCACCGGGCAACTATCACCCAGACAAGCGTACAGTGCTGGTGATGACCGGCGTGACGGCGCTGACCCGGGCTACGGCTTATATGATGGAAATCAATGGCAACACCTTCCCCGGCACGGACATTCAGCAATGGATGACCTCGGCAGACCTGACTCACATCAGCAACGAGGTGCCTTTTGCCGCCAATTGCCCCTCACCGAATCCCAATCAGGAGAATCTGATCTTTTGTTCCTCGACGGATCGAATTGATCTGCTGGAATATGTGGGTACGGACATTATCGAGCTGACCGGCAACCATATGCTGGATTATGGGGTTGCGGCAATGAACCTGACCATCGAGATGTATGAGGAACGGGGGTGGACTTATTACGCCGGCGGCTGGGACCTGACGGACGCTCAAACGGCCCGAAAGATCACCCATAATGGCAATAACCTGGCTTTCATCGGCTGTAATCCGGTTGGACCGACCAGCGACTTTGCCACCGCCTCCCAGCCGGGTTCTGCACCTTGTGGGGATTATGGCTGGATATTGGAAGCTATCGCAGAGGTGCGGGCTGAGGGGTATTTACCGATCGTCACCCTCCAATATGCCGAGGATTACACCGCTGTACCGAGTGCGAAGATGATTGCTGATTTCAAAGCCCTGGCTGATGCGGGGGCGGTGGTTGTCAACGGGAGCCAGGCCCACACACCCAAGGTGATGACCTTTTATAACGATGCCTTCCTGCATTATGGTTTAGGAAATCTCTTCTTCGACCAAATGAATGTCTATTACGGCGAAACTTATATGCCAAACACCCGGGATGAGTTCATTGACAGGCTGGTGTTTTATGATAATGAACTTATCAGTGTGGAACTGCTGACTGCTGAGCTGGAAGATTATGCCCGTCCTCGGCCAATGACCACGGCTGAACGGCAAGCATTCCTGGATCGTATTTTCAATGCCGCACAGGGTTATTTGGAGTAA
- a CDS encoding cyclase family protein codes for MQRIYDISLPITPEMAVWPGDPEVTLRRVNSLDKGDSSNVTQLRMSVHTGTHIDAPLHFLKDGKSIGEISLQKLIGKALVMEMGELVDVITQSVLEQHPQIELLKTISKVLLKTRNSAHLDSWGRAFHEDYVALDSSGAGYLAQFDLNLIGVDYLSVAAYHDTHIPHKLLLEREIVLLEGITLAQVTAGIYDLYCLPMNLEECEGAPARAILISE; via the coding sequence ATGCAAAGGATATATGACATTTCGCTGCCCATCACCCCGGAAATGGCTGTCTGGCCGGGTGATCCAGAGGTAACCCTCCGGCGGGTAAATTCTCTCGATAAGGGTGATTCATCGAATGTGACCCAACTTCGCATGAGCGTGCACACCGGAACGCACATTGACGCCCCGCTGCACTTTTTAAAGGATGGCAAGAGCATTGGGGAAATATCCTTACAAAAGCTAATCGGTAAAGCCCTTGTCATGGAAATGGGGGAGTTGGTGGACGTCATCACCCAATCCGTGCTTGAGCAGCATCCCCAAATTGAACTGTTGAAGACAATCTCAAAGGTATTACTCAAAACACGCAACTCGGCCCACCTGGATTCCTGGGGGAGAGCATTTCATGAGGATTATGTTGCCCTGGATTCGTCGGGTGCGGGGTATCTAGCCCAGTTCGATTTGAACCTCATCGGCGTGGATTACCTCTCCGTGGCGGCCTATCACGATACTCACATTCCGCATAAACTCCTGTTGGAAAGAGAAATTGTCCTTCTGGAGGGGATCACCCTCGCTCAGGTTACAGCCGGCATTTATGATCTTTACTGCCTGCCTATGAATTTAGAGGAATGCGAAGGTGCACCAGCGCGGGCAATTTTGATCTCGGAATAA
- a CDS encoding serpin family protein translates to MKKLLVGAVLMTLLFSAGCTAISPTEKPTDETESVVPSEPGMQMSSIGRVIAPEVTDAQMQALAGDNTAFALDFYNQIRSGDGNIIYSPFSISVALAMTMAGAEGDTETAMMDALRTSLPADMVFPAYDALLLAIESSEESASEDMAGSPFTLNIANSIWGQSGYAFKEPFLNTLGQYFGAGVYTVDYVQAPEAARQAINGWVEDETMDKIKDLIPEGAIDQMTRLVLANAIYFKGSWYYPFIEGATAPAEFNLLDGSQTEVDMMSLTGEHLMYARGNGYQVVQLPYMSSDFVMTIIVPDQGNFEAFEAGLTADSYAELTRGLEYKLVDLQMPKYDFETSLNVNDVLIALGMGEAFDPGLADFSGMTDEDRLFISDVLHKATITVDENGTEAAAATAVIMKLTAAMPEDALSLVLDHPFLFFIEHQPTGSILFMGRVVEPK, encoded by the coding sequence ATGAAGAAACTACTTGTTGGTGCGGTCCTGATGACGCTGCTCTTTTCTGCAGGATGTACCGCCATTTCACCCACCGAAAAACCCACTGATGAAACGGAGAGCGTTGTGCCCTCAGAGCCCGGCATGCAAATGAGCAGTATTGGACGGGTTATTGCGCCGGAAGTCACCGACGCCCAGATGCAGGCTCTGGCCGGTGATAATACGGCTTTTGCCCTGGATTTCTATAATCAGATCCGCAGCGGAGATGGGAATATCATCTATTCGCCATTCAGCATTTCTGTGGCCTTGGCAATGACGATGGCCGGGGCAGAAGGTGACACCGAAACAGCAATGATGGATGCGCTCAGGACGAGCCTCCCAGCCGATATGGTTTTTCCAGCCTATGATGCACTCTTGCTTGCTATTGAAAGTTCAGAAGAAAGCGCTAGCGAAGATATGGCAGGGAGCCCCTTCACCTTGAATATTGCCAATTCCATTTGGGGACAATCAGGTTATGCCTTCAAAGAGCCATTCCTAAACACCCTGGGACAATATTTCGGCGCTGGGGTCTACACCGTGGACTACGTGCAAGCCCCCGAAGCCGCCCGACAGGCCATCAACGGCTGGGTGGAGGATGAGACCATGGATAAGATCAAGGACCTCATTCCTGAAGGCGCGATTGATCAGATGACACGGCTTGTGTTGGCAAACGCCATTTATTTCAAAGGTTCCTGGTACTATCCCTTTATTGAGGGAGCGACCGCCCCTGCAGAGTTCAATCTGCTGGATGGCTCTCAAACGGAAGTTGATATGATGTCCCTCACAGGGGAGCATCTGATGTATGCCAGAGGGAATGGGTACCAGGTGGTTCAACTGCCGTATATGAGTTCGGATTTCGTGATGACGATCATTGTTCCGGATCAAGGTAATTTCGAAGCCTTTGAAGCCGGTTTGACGGCAGATTCCTATGCCGAACTGACCCGGGGGCTGGAATATAAGCTGGTTGATCTGCAGATGCCCAAGTATGATTTTGAAACAAGTCTCAATGTGAACGATGTCCTGATTGCCTTAGGGATGGGTGAGGCATTTGACCCGGGATTGGCTGATTTCTCTGGAATGACGGATGAGGACCGCCTTTTCATCTCCGATGTATTGCACAAAGCGACCATTACCGTAGATGAAAATGGGACTGAAGCCGCCGCTGCGACAGCGGTGATCATGAAACTAACAGCTGCTATGCCTGAGGATGCCCTCTCACTGGTGCTGGATCATCCTTTCCTGTTCTTTATTGAACATCAGCCTACAGGATCGATCCTCTTTATGGGACGGGTCGTAGAACCCAAATAA
- a CDS encoding response regulator transcription factor, giving the protein MNKDILVTILEDDVFSRNWMALLMVRDWRTRLVSEFTTRIELCEYLGKAYQPFDLLIIDVDLFGQEFTIDEICESLNEAKSNAKILLTGIQPESRIIRQISDPRVCGYVLKHEVGYSLSWVITFAYDGSIVFTPSTYRLATQMNIPLSDNKLVLDGRKHLPGFTEHEAEVARFAFIFSLGRRDLADELKISEQWSYGLVSELYEKMGLSDILSGEVDLFSYIGESEIIRSHFQEIVEQLGSSKKARDLETLAYHLITMPEIVN; this is encoded by the coding sequence ATGAATAAAGATATTCTTGTAACAATATTGGAAGACGACGTTTTTTCACGAAACTGGATGGCACTTTTAATGGTTCGGGACTGGCGCACTCGTTTAGTTTCTGAATTCACTACCAGAATCGAACTATGTGAATATTTGGGCAAAGCCTACCAACCCTTTGACCTGCTAATTATTGATGTTGATCTCTTTGGTCAGGAATTTACTATCGATGAAATATGCGAATCACTGAATGAAGCCAAATCCAATGCAAAAATCCTACTCACAGGTATCCAACCTGAATCGCGGATCATCCGTCAGATCAGTGATCCACGGGTGTGTGGTTATGTTCTCAAGCATGAAGTAGGTTACTCTCTGAGCTGGGTGATCACCTTTGCCTACGATGGTTCGATCGTGTTTACCCCCTCTACTTACCGGCTAGCCACTCAAATGAACATTCCCCTATCTGATAACAAGCTGGTGTTGGATGGACGCAAACATCTGCCCGGCTTCACCGAACATGAGGCTGAAGTAGCCCGTTTCGCCTTCATTTTCAGCCTTGGCCGGCGGGACCTGGCGGATGAGTTGAAGATTTCCGAGCAATGGAGTTATGGCCTAGTCAGTGAACTATACGAAAAGATGGGATTAAGTGATATTCTTTCCGGTGAAGTGGACCTATTCTCCTACATCGGTGAGAGCGAGATCATCCGCAGCCACTTCCAGGAGATCGTTGAACAATTGGGCAGCTCAAAGAAAGCCCGAGACCTGGAGACCCTTGCTTACCACTTGATCACGATGCCGGAAATAGTAAATTAA
- the mscL gene encoding large conductance mechanosensitive channel protein MscL: protein MKKLLTDFRDFVARGDVMDLAIGIIIGSAFSAIVNSVVNNLLMPPLGLLIGNVDFQDLFVVLKQGQTALPADATLQMAKDAGAVTFNYGQFVTDVISFLILAFVIFLMVKGLQTVKAKVAKAEAEAKAEPTEKECPFCMKSIDIKASRCPYCTSELEK, encoded by the coding sequence ATGAAGAAATTATTAACAGATTTTCGCGATTTTGTTGCCCGAGGCGATGTCATGGACCTCGCCATTGGGATCATCATTGGCTCCGCATTCAGCGCCATCGTCAATTCAGTGGTAAACAACCTGCTTATGCCGCCCTTAGGCTTACTGATTGGCAATGTTGATTTTCAGGACCTTTTTGTTGTACTCAAACAGGGCCAAACCGCCCTCCCCGCTGATGCGACCTTGCAGATGGCAAAAGATGCCGGCGCTGTAACCTTCAATTATGGTCAGTTTGTGACCGATGTGATCAGCTTCCTGATCCTGGCCTTTGTCATTTTCCTGATGGTCAAGGGACTTCAAACCGTAAAAGCCAAAGTTGCTAAGGCTGAAGCCGAAGCCAAGGCAGAACCCACTGAGAAGGAATGCCCCTTCTGCATGAAATCCATTGATATCAAGGCCTCCCGCTGCCCCTATTGCACTTCCGAATTAGAGAAATAA
- the pfkA gene encoding 6-phosphofructokinase, translating into MKRVAVLTSGGDAPGMNAAIRSVIRCGVAKGWMMYGVKNGYSGLISGNIREMGTRDVGGILQKGGTILGSARCLEFKTEEGRLKGIRALRQMGIDALVVIGGNGSQTGNYHIHKLGFPTVGIASTIDNDLYGTEITIGVDTALNIALEAIDRLKTTATSHQRAFLVEVMGRDCGYLALMAGIAGGAEYILLPEVETDPEEVAETLRLAYEHGKEHAIIVVAEGAKYNATALIDYFDQHQDRLGFKIRETILGHVQRGGEPSAYDRILASKFGDGAIEAIDRGEFGVLVGQNKNEITTVSLEEVVSHKKEISMDLVRLSRILD; encoded by the coding sequence ATGAAGAGAGTTGCTGTACTAACCAGTGGAGGCGATGCGCCAGGAATGAACGCCGCTATCCGTTCAGTTATCCGTTGCGGTGTGGCTAAAGGTTGGATGATGTATGGTGTTAAAAATGGATATTCGGGACTGATCTCAGGGAATATCCGAGAAATGGGCACCCGTGATGTTGGCGGCATCCTCCAAAAGGGTGGTACTATCCTAGGTTCAGCCCGCTGTCTTGAATTCAAAACTGAGGAAGGTCGTCTCAAAGGGATTCGTGCCCTGCGGCAAATGGGCATTGACGCCCTGGTTGTAATTGGTGGGAATGGTTCCCAAACCGGTAATTATCATATTCATAAATTAGGATTCCCAACGGTTGGTATTGCATCCACGATTGATAATGACCTTTATGGGACTGAAATCACCATTGGCGTGGATACGGCATTGAATATTGCTCTCGAAGCGATTGACAGACTGAAAACAACTGCTACTTCTCACCAACGTGCGTTTTTGGTTGAGGTGATGGGCCGAGACTGTGGCTATCTTGCGTTGATGGCAGGCATTGCGGGTGGTGCTGAATATATCCTGCTGCCTGAGGTCGAAACAGACCCCGAGGAAGTTGCGGAGACATTACGACTGGCTTATGAGCATGGTAAAGAACATGCGATCATTGTGGTTGCTGAAGGAGCCAAATATAATGCAACAGCATTGATCGATTACTTTGACCAGCATCAGGATCGATTGGGTTTCAAAATCCGTGAGACCATCTTGGGACATGTCCAACGCGGCGGTGAACCCAGTGCGTATGATCGTATCCTGGCCAGCAAGTTCGGTGATGGTGCCATTGAAGCCATTGACCGGGGTGAATTTGGTGTTCTGGTTGGGCAGAACAAAAATGAAATAACCACCGTTTCATTGGAAGAGGTGGTTTCTCATAAGAAAGAAATTTCGATGGATTTGGTCCGTCTGTCGAGGATCCTGGATTAG
- the prfB gene encoding peptide chain release factor 2, translating into MFDLANKKDELIRLEKEAQNPNLWDNREHAQKIMIRQSDLRNEITAYEALKKRTEDTLELLEIAEESMLEELAEEVTSIEGEIDHLELNTLLSGKYDRGNALLAIHAGAGGTDSQDWAAMLERMYLRWTERRGYKAEILDRTDGEEAGIKSVTIAVTGPLAYGYLRPEKGVHRLVRLSPFDAAHRRHTSFALVEVLPEMADTNEINVPAEDIKIDVYKSSGAGGQNVQKNATAVRLTHIPTGLVVTCQNERSQVQNRENALRVLKARLLEIKQEAQEEKLSELRGEYTKAEWGSQIRSYVLHPYQLVKDHRTDFEMGDTSAVLDGDLDSFIEAFLRKVD; encoded by the coding sequence ATCTTTGACCTCGCGAATAAAAAAGATGAGCTGATCCGACTGGAAAAAGAAGCCCAGAACCCTAACCTGTGGGATAACCGGGAGCACGCTCAAAAGATCATGATCCGCCAATCGGATCTGCGTAACGAAATCACCGCTTACGAAGCCTTAAAAAAACGAACCGAAGATACACTCGAACTGCTGGAAATCGCAGAGGAGTCCATGCTGGAAGAGCTAGCCGAAGAAGTCACCAGCATCGAGGGTGAAATTGACCACCTCGAATTGAACACCCTGCTCTCCGGCAAGTATGACCGCGGTAACGCCCTGCTGGCTATCCACGCCGGCGCGGGTGGGACTGATTCCCAGGATTGGGCGGCCATGCTGGAACGGATGTACCTCCGCTGGACGGAGCGGCGCGGCTACAAGGCTGAAATACTTGACCGGACCGATGGTGAAGAAGCTGGCATCAAGAGCGTCACAATTGCCGTTACCGGGCCGCTGGCCTATGGCTATTTGCGCCCTGAAAAAGGCGTTCATCGGTTAGTACGGCTCTCCCCCTTTGACGCAGCCCACCGCCGGCACACCTCCTTTGCCCTGGTTGAGGTGCTGCCTGAAATGGCGGACACCAACGAAATCAATGTTCCTGCCGAGGACATCAAGATTGATGTATACAAATCTTCCGGCGCGGGCGGTCAGAACGTGCAGAAGAACGCTACAGCGGTTCGACTGACCCATATCCCCACCGGCTTGGTCGTCACCTGCCAGAATGAGCGCTCACAGGTCCAAAATAGAGAAAACGCGCTTCGTGTTTTGAAAGCGCGTTTACTTGAGATCAAACAGGAAGCCCAGGAAGAGAAACTCTCCGAGCTAAGAGGTGAATACACCAAGGCGGAATGGGGTTCCCAAATCCGGTCCTATGTCCTCCACCCCTATCAATTGGTAAAAGATCATCGGACGGACTTTGAAATGGGTGACACTTCAGCCGTCTTGGATGGTGATCTCGACTCCTTTATCGAGGCTTTTCTCCGTAAAGTGGACTAG
- the ftsY gene encoding signal recognition particle-docking protein FtsY produces MTENIFNKWKKGLEKTRKVTFGRIANFLGTSELNDDTWDELEALLLQADMGFETTDSVIQAVRLAVKEQGLTRNDEVLQALKDELLERLAEPVFPDFSKHPTVIILVGVNGSGKTTSAAKLAHLYQEEGKSLLLVAADTYRAAAIDQLKVWAERVDVPMVAGQPGGDPGAAAFDGITSAISRKKDVVIIDTAGRLHTKYNLMEEIKKVYRVSGKALEGAPHATWLVLDATTGQNALQQAKAFQEAVTLDGVILAKLDSSAKGGMAFAIKAQLGLPILYAGLGEGIDDLRRFDPEAFVDGIIAN; encoded by the coding sequence ATGACAGAAAACATCTTCAACAAATGGAAAAAGGGCCTCGAAAAGACCCGCAAAGTCACCTTTGGACGGATCGCTAATTTCCTGGGCACCTCAGAGCTGAACGACGACACCTGGGATGAACTGGAAGCCTTGCTGCTTCAGGCCGACATGGGCTTTGAGACAACAGATTCCGTGATCCAGGCGGTCAGATTAGCCGTTAAGGAACAGGGCTTAACCCGGAACGATGAAGTCCTGCAGGCTCTGAAGGATGAATTGCTTGAGCGTTTGGCAGAGCCCGTTTTTCCCGATTTCTCCAAGCACCCCACAGTCATCATTCTAGTGGGTGTGAATGGCTCAGGCAAAACGACCTCAGCGGCCAAACTTGCGCATCTCTACCAGGAGGAGGGCAAATCCTTGCTTCTGGTGGCAGCAGATACCTACCGTGCAGCAGCCATTGACCAACTGAAGGTCTGGGCCGAACGCGTCGATGTGCCCATGGTGGCCGGTCAGCCGGGTGGAGATCCTGGCGCCGCGGCATTTGATGGCATCACCTCGGCGATATCTCGCAAGAAGGATGTGGTGATTATTGACACAGCAGGCCGCCTGCATACGAAATACAATTTGATGGAAGAGATCAAGAAGGTCTATCGGGTCAGCGGGAAAGCCCTTGAGGGCGCTCCACACGCCACCTGGCTGGTTTTAGATGCTACTACGGGTCAAAACGCCCTGCAGCAGGCAAAAGCCTTCCAGGAGGCTGTCACACTTGATGGCGTCATCCTGGCTAAATTGGATTCATCCGCCAAAGGTGGTATGGCCTTTGCGATCAAAGCCCAATTAGGGCTACCGATCCTCTATGCCGGCCTGGGTGAAGGTATTGACGACTTACGACGTTTCGATCCCGAAGCGTTTGTCGATGGTATTATCGCGAATTAA
- the rlmN gene encoding 23S rRNA (adenine(2503)-C(2))-methyltransferase RlmN: protein MTEQKQLIYDLSEEALTGWFAQQKQPTYRAKQVWTAIYKKFINHPDEISTLSKGLREEISEAFDFIALDPIQTIESADKQTVKTLFKLRDGQYIEAVLMYYDERRTLCISSQSGCGMGCTFCATGQMGFRRNLSSGEIIAQVLYYARLLAQTGDLVTNIVMMGMGEPFHNFDNVMEALNRLNDPGAFGLGARRITLSTVGLIPKIIAFADLNTQYNLAISLHSVNNDLRASMIPVSKKFTVSDLLKACRYYVNKTSRRITFEYALIDGVNDSTEDAEALAQAIRGMICHVNLIPLNPTRGFQKEGTRSNQVSTFAHVLENHSIPVTVRMRRGIEISAGCGQLASEVENGS from the coding sequence ATGACAGAACAAAAACAACTGATCTATGACCTCAGCGAGGAAGCTTTAACAGGCTGGTTCGCCCAACAAAAACAGCCTACCTACCGCGCAAAACAGGTCTGGACAGCGATCTACAAGAAATTCATCAATCATCCCGATGAGATCAGCACCTTATCCAAAGGCTTACGCGAAGAGATTTCCGAGGCCTTTGACTTCATTGCGCTGGACCCTATCCAGACGATTGAGTCCGCGGATAAGCAGACCGTTAAAACACTCTTCAAGCTGCGGGATGGGCAGTACATTGAAGCCGTGCTGATGTATTATGACGAACGCCGCACGCTTTGCATCAGCTCACAATCCGGCTGCGGTATGGGCTGTACCTTCTGTGCCACCGGTCAAATGGGCTTCCGGCGCAACCTTTCCAGCGGTGAGATCATCGCTCAGGTGCTCTACTACGCCCGCCTCCTGGCCCAAACCGGTGACCTGGTCACCAATATCGTGATGATGGGAATGGGTGAACCTTTCCATAACTTTGACAATGTCATGGAAGCGCTCAACCGGCTGAACGACCCGGGGGCATTTGGCCTCGGTGCGCGACGGATCACCCTCAGCACGGTAGGCTTGATCCCCAAGATCATAGCCTTTGCGGATTTGAATACGCAATACAATCTGGCAATCAGCCTGCACAGTGTTAATAATGACCTGCGGGCATCCATGATACCGGTCAGCAAGAAATTTACTGTCTCAGACCTATTAAAAGCCTGCCGGTATTATGTCAACAAGACCAGTCGGAGGATCACCTTTGAATATGCGTTGATTGATGGCGTTAATGACTCCACCGAAGATGCGGAAGCGCTGGCGCAAGCCATCCGGGGGATGATCTGTCATGTCAACCTGATCCCACTGAATCCAACCCGTGGTTTCCAGAAGGAAGGCACCCGGTCAAACCAGGTCAGCACCTTTGCCCATGTACTCGAAAACCATAGCATCCCCGTCACAGTCAGAATGAGGCGTGGGATCGAAATCTCTGCCGGCTGCGGCCAACTGGCCTCGGAAGTAGAGAATGGTTCTTGA